In one Zalophus californianus isolate mZalCal1 chromosome 10, mZalCal1.pri.v2, whole genome shotgun sequence genomic region, the following are encoded:
- the HBZ gene encoding hemoglobin subunit zeta: MSLTKAERTVILSMWDKISAQADAIGTEALERLFASYPQTKTYFPHLDLRPGSAHLRVHGAKVVAALGDAVKSIDNIAGALAKLSELHAYILRVDPVNFKLLSHCLLVTVASHFPADFTADAHTAWDKFLSIVSCVLTEKYR; this comes from the exons ATGTCTCTGACCAAGGCAGAGAGGACCGTCATCCTGTCCATGTGGGACAAGATCTCCGCTCAGGCGGATGCCATTGGTACTGAGGCCCTGGAGAG GCTCTTCGCCAGCTACCCCCAGACCAAGACCTACTTCCCGCACTTGGACCTGCGCCCGGGCTCCGCGCACCTGCGCGTGCACGGTGCCAAGGTGGTGGCCGCCCTGGGCGATGCGGTCAAGAGCATCGACAACATCGCGGGCGCCCTGGCCAAGCTGAGCGAGCTTCACGCCTACATTCTGCGCGTGGACCCCGTCAACTTCAAG CTCCTGTCCCACTGTCTGCTGGTCACCGTGGCCTCGCACTTCCCCGCCGACTTCACGGCCGACGCCCACACCGCCTGGGACAAGTTCCTGTCCATCGTGTCCTGCGTCCTGACCGAGAAGTACCGCTGA
- the LOC113933389 gene encoding hemoglobin subunit zeta-like, whose amino-acid sequence MSLTKAERTVILSMWDKISAQADAIGTEALERLFASYPQTKTYFPHLDLRPGSAHLRVHGAKVVAALGDAVKSIDNIAGALAKLSELHAYILRVDPVNFKLLSHCLLVTVASHFPADFTADAHTAWDKFLCIVSCVLTEKYR is encoded by the exons ATGTCTCTGACCAAGGCAGAGAGGACCGTCATCCTGTCCATGTGGGACAAGATCTCCGCTCAGGCGGATGCCATTGGCACTGAGGCCCTGGAGAG GCTCTTCGCCAGCTACCCCCAGACCAAGACCTACTTCCCGCACTTGGACCTGCGCCCGGGCTCCGCGCACCTGCGCGTGCACGGTGCCAAGGTGGTGGCCGCCCTGGGCGATGCGGTCAAGAGCATCGACAACATCGCGGGCGCCCTGGCCAAGCTGAGCGAGCTTCACGCCTACATTCTGCGCGTGGACCCCGTCAACTTCAAG CTCCTGTCCCACTGTCTGCTGGTCACCGTGGCCTCGCACTTCCCCGCCGACTTCACGGCCGACGCCCACACCGCCTGGGACAAGTTCCTGTGCATCGTGTCCTGCGTCCTGACCGAGAAGTACCGCTGA
- the HBM gene encoding hemoglobin subunit mu: protein MLSAQERAQVAQVWDLIAGHEASFGAELLLRLFTVYPSTKSYFKHLGFCPDETQLLTHGQRMLEAVGVAVQHMDNLRAALSPLADLHAQVLRVDPSNFPLLIQCFQVVLASHLQGEFTVEMQAAWDKFLTGVAVVLTEKYR from the exons ATGCTCAGCGCCCAAGAGCGCGCCCAGGTGGCGCAGGTCTGGGACCTGATCGCAGGCCACGAGGCGTCCTTTGGGGCGGAGCTGCTGCTCAG GCTCTTCACGGTCTACCCCAGCACCAAGAGCTACTTCAAGCACCTGGGCTTCTGCCCTGACGAGACTCAGCTGCTGACGCACGGACAACGCATGCTCGAGGCAGTGGGCGTGGCCGTGCAGCACATGGACAACCTGCGCGCGGCGCTGAGCCCGCTCGCCGACCTGCACGCGCAAGTGCTACGCGTGGACCCCTCCAACTTCCCT CTGCTGATCCAGTGTTTCCAGGTGGTGCTGGCCTCCCACCTGCAGGGCGAGTTCACCGTAGAGATGCAGGCGGCATGGGATAAGTTCTTGACGGGCGTGGCGGTGGTGCTGACTGAGAAGTACCGCTGA
- the LOC113933387 gene encoding hemoglobin subunit alpha-1 codes for MVLSPADKTNIKTTWDKLGGHAGEYGGEALERTFTSFPTTKTYFPHFDLSPGSAQVKAHGKKVADALTTAVAHMDDLPKALSALSDLHAYKLRVDPVNFKLLSHCLLVTLACHHPAEFTPAVHASLDKFFSTVSTVLTSKYR; via the exons ATGGTGCTGTCTCCCGCCGACAAGACCAACATCAAGACCACCTGGGATAAGCTTGGTGGCCACGCTGGCGAGTATGGCGGAGAGGCTCTGGAGAG GACCTTCACATCCTTCCCCACCACCAAGACCTACTTCCCTCACTTCGACCTGAGCCCCGGCTCCGCCCAGGTCAAGGCTCACGGCAAGAAGGTGGCCGACGCGCTGACCACTGCTGTGGCCCACATGGATGACCTACCTAAGGCTCTGTCGGCTCTGAGCGACCTGCACGCGTACAAGCTGCGTGTGGACCCCGTCAACTTCAAG CTCCTGAGCCACTGCCTGCTGGTGACCCTGGCCTGCCACCACCCCGCGGAATTCACCCCTGCGGTCCACGCCTCCCTGGACAAGTTCTTCAGCACCGTGAGCACCGTGCTGACCTCCAAATACCGTTAA
- the HBA1 gene encoding hemoglobin subunit alpha codes for MVLSPADKTNVKTTWDKLGGHAGEYGGEALERTFTSFPTTKTYFPHFDLSPGSAQVKAHGKKVADALTTAVAHIDDLPGALSALSDLHAYKLRVDPVNFKLLSHCLLVTLACHHPAEFTPAVHASLDKFFSAVSTVLTSKYR; via the exons ATGGTGCTGTCTCCCGCCGACAAGACCAACGTCAAGACCACCTGGGATAAGCTTGGTGGCCACGCTGGCGAGTATGGCGGAGAGGCTCTGGAGAG GACCTTCACGTCCTTCCCCACCACCAAGACCTACTTCCCCCACTTCGACCTGAGCCCCGGCTCCGCCCAGGTCAAGGCTCACGGCAAGAAGGTGGCCGACGCGCTGACCACCGCTGTGGCCCACATAGATGACCTGCCAGGCGCCCTGTCGGCTCTGAGCGACCTGCACGCGTACAAGCTGCGTGTGGACCCTGTCAACTTCAAG CTCCTGAGCCACTGCCTGCTGGTGACCCTGGCCTGCCACCACCCCGCGGAATTCACCCCTGCGGTCCACGCCTCCCTGGACAAGTTCTTCAGCGCCGTGAGCACCGTGCTGACCTCCAAATACCGTTAA